The following proteins are co-located in the Candidatus Planktophila lacus genome:
- the rimM gene encoding ribosome maturation factor RimM (Essential for efficient processing of 16S rRNA) gives MRLNIGRIGRAHGILGEATIEVRTDDAAERFAIGAILETESHGNLTVASARVHNGILLLGFDGVEDRNAIEKYRDQLLYADVDIDAPGLDEDDYHVLQLIGCQAYLVDGDLFGEVTEVLNLPGQDVLSIKTEAGEVLIPFVHQLVPVVDVKEKRMTVIPPEDYEAGVSK, from the coding sequence ATGCGCCTGAATATAGGTCGCATCGGTCGCGCCCACGGAATCTTGGGCGAGGCCACAATTGAAGTACGTACCGATGATGCAGCAGAACGTTTTGCCATCGGGGCAATACTTGAGACAGAAAGCCACGGTAATTTAACCGTGGCTTCTGCACGTGTGCACAACGGAATCCTGTTGCTTGGCTTCGATGGAGTAGAAGATCGCAATGCCATCGAGAAATATCGGGATCAACTTCTCTATGCAGACGTTGATATCGATGCGCCAGGTCTTGATGAAGATGATTATCACGTGCTGCAGCTAATCGGCTGTCAGGCATACCTAGTTGATGGCGATTTATTTGGGGAAGTAACTGAAGTCTTAAACCTGCCTGGGCAAGATGTGCTGAGCATTAAGACCGAAGCCGGAGAAGTGCTAATTCCTTTCGTACATCAATTAGTTCCAGTAGTTGATGTGAAAGAAAAGCGAATGACCGTTATTCCTCCCGAGGATTACGAAGCAGGAGTCAGTAAATGA
- a CDS encoding RNA-binding protein: MMDEALEHLVKGIVDNPEDVIVKEKTHRRGTTLEVRVNPEDIGKVIGRNGRTAKALRTVVSAIAGRTVRVDLIDTDEAR; the protein is encoded by the coding sequence ATGATGGACGAAGCTCTCGAGCACCTCGTTAAAGGAATCGTTGATAATCCTGAAGATGTCATCGTGAAGGAAAAGACTCATCGTCGCGGCACGACTCTAGAAGTTCGTGTTAATCCTGAAGATATCGGCAAGGTAATTGGTCGTAATGGTCGCACTGCAAAAGCGCTTCGCACAGTTGTAAGCGCTATTGCTGGTCGCACTGTACGCGTTGACCTAATCGATACCGATGAGGCTCGTTAA